A stretch of the Capsicum annuum cultivar UCD-10X-F1 chromosome 10, UCD10Xv1.1, whole genome shotgun sequence genome encodes the following:
- the LOC107852099 gene encoding uncharacterized protein LOC107852099, translating to MRFTQVGLNPTSPLLEFKITLNITEMKHDEVWIPIEASNYFPIGPVPVTITHCGNEKSYSAKVYCEYRNKRKIYDGWRDFIRDGGIREGDVLVVLITYSNFRSVFLDAKHVIPV from the exons ATGAGGTTCACACAAGTAGGTCTCAACCCTACTTCTCCCTTGCTAGAATTCAAAATTACGCTGAACATAACAGAGATGAAACATGATGAAgtg TGGATACCAATAGAGGCAAGCAACTACTTTCCCATCGGCCCAGTGCCAGTAACCATTACTCATTGTGGTAATGAAAAGTCATATAGTGCTAAAGTATACTGCGAGTATCGAAACAAGAGAAAGATATATGACGGGTGGAGAGATTTCATCCGTGACGGGGGTATTCGAGAAGGAGATGTTTTAGTCGTTCTGATCACCTACAGTAATTTCAGATCTGTCTTCTTAGATGCTAAACATGTAATCCCTGTGTGA